One Deltaproteobacteria bacterium genomic window carries:
- a CDS encoding type II toxin-antitoxin system VapC family toxin, whose translation MILLDTNVLSEFMRPAPAPRVVTWLDAQPVDQVWISAITRAEIELGIALLPDGQRKSGLQMAAMAMFMEDFAGRCLPFDESAATRYAGIVAMRIRLGRPISIEDAQIAAIALAHGLILATRNTGDFESIEGLSVVNPWLATS comes from the coding sequence ATGATTTTGCTGGATACCAACGTCCTGTCCGAATTCATGCGGCCAGCGCCCGCACCCCGGGTGGTGACATGGCTGGATGCCCAGCCAGTGGATCAGGTGTGGATCTCGGCCATAACCCGTGCCGAAATTGAATTGGGCATTGCCTTGCTGCCAGATGGACAGCGCAAGTCGGGCCTGCAGATGGCCGCCATGGCCATGTTCATGGAAGACTTCGCCGGGCGCTGTCTGCCTTTCGATGAGTCAGCAGCGACACGCTATGCCGGCATTGTCGCGATGCGCATCCGGCTTGGGCGACCGATCAGTATCGAAGATGCGCAGATTGCGGCCATTGCCTTGGCGCATGGCTTAATACTGGCGACCCGCAACACGGGGGATTTTGAATCGATTGAAGGGCTTTCAGTGGTGAATCCCTGGTTGGCGACTTCATGA
- a CDS encoding plasmid stabilization protein has protein sequence MATLTIRNLDDDLKSALRVQAARHGQSMEEEVRSILRQALAKPSAATGLGQRLVSRFQAMATELTIPPRSLPRTPPDLEGSA, from the coding sequence ATGGCTACGTTGACGATTCGTAATTTAGATGATGATCTGAAATCCGCCCTGCGTGTGCAGGCTGCGCGCCATGGCCAATCGATGGAAGAAGAGGTGCGCAGCATCTTGCGTCAAGCCCTCGCCAAGCCAAGTGCCGCTACTGGACTCGGCCAACGTTTGGTCAGCCGCTTTCAGGCCATGGCGACCGAATTGACCATTCCGCCTCGCTCGTTGCCACGCACACCGCCAGACTTGGAAGGGTCTGCATGA